From Heliomicrobium modesticaldum Ice1, a single genomic window includes:
- a CDS encoding TerC family protein, translating into MDWAIIAGILNIIVINVVLSGDNAVVIALASKGLPVEYRRKAIFWGAGLAVVLRVVLTFIVAQLLRIPLIQLTGGLLLAWIALKLLYPEKEIDEVKNVSDDFKKVLITILGADLLMSLDNVLAVAGASQGNIYLLIFGLVLSIPVVLAGSTFLSSLLSRYTWLVYVGSGILAWTAGKMIVGDKSVESIRERIPLSDFLVPLAVTAIVILFGKRIRDRMIAEGK; encoded by the coding sequence ATGGACTGGGCAATAATTGCAGGTATTCTCAATATTATCGTCATCAACGTCGTGTTGAGCGGCGACAATGCAGTCGTGATTGCGCTGGCCAGTAAAGGTCTGCCGGTGGAGTATCGCAGAAAGGCGATCTTCTGGGGGGCCGGGCTGGCCGTTGTGCTCCGGGTCGTGCTTACTTTTATCGTGGCGCAGTTGTTGAGGATTCCCCTGATCCAGTTGACAGGCGGACTGCTCCTTGCCTGGATCGCACTCAAACTGCTCTACCCTGAGAAAGAGATTGATGAGGTAAAAAATGTTAGTGATGACTTCAAAAAAGTACTGATCACGATCCTTGGCGCAGACCTGTTGATGAGTCTCGACAACGTCCTCGCCGTCGCAGGGGCATCGCAAGGAAATATCTATCTGCTTATTTTCGGTCTTGTTCTGAGCATTCCCGTTGTCTTGGCAGGCAGCACCTTTTTGTCCAGTCTCCTTTCTCGGTACACCTGGCTGGTTTATGTCGGTTCGGGAATCCTCGCATGGACAGCAGGAAAGATGATCGTTGGAGATAAGAGTGTCGAGTCTATCCGTGAACGCATTCCCCTGTCCGATTTTCTAGTGCCACTTGCAGTCACAGCGATCGTCATCCTGTTCGGCAAACGTATCAGGGACAGGATGATTGCGGAGGGAAAATGA
- the panB gene encoding 3-methyl-2-oxobutanoate hydroxymethyltransferase: MAKKITLPQCKEMKKQGKRLRMITAYDYPFARLVDESEIEIILVGDSLGMVVLGYDSTVPVTLDEMIHHCKPVVRGAPNTLVVADMPFGSYNVSKEDAIRNANRMLKESGIEAVKVEGGTRMAPTVRALVDAGIPVMGHIGLTPQTAAQLGGFKVQGKTEDAAQQLLEDALALESAGAFSIVIECVPAGLARTITASLSIPTIGIGAGPYCNGQVLVIQDLLGIYDRFVPKFVKQYAQTGPAIRAALNDYAREVADGVFPGPEHSFGMDDEMKGLY; encoded by the coding sequence TTGGCCAAGAAGATCACCCTGCCCCAGTGCAAAGAGATGAAAAAGCAAGGAAAACGCCTCCGCATGATCACCGCCTATGACTACCCCTTCGCCCGCCTCGTCGATGAGAGTGAAATTGAGATCATCTTGGTCGGCGATTCCCTGGGGATGGTTGTCCTGGGCTATGACAGCACCGTGCCGGTCACCCTCGATGAGATGATCCATCACTGCAAACCTGTCGTCCGCGGCGCCCCAAACACCCTGGTCGTGGCGGATATGCCTTTCGGCTCCTACAATGTCTCCAAAGAGGACGCCATACGCAACGCCAACCGCATGCTCAAAGAGAGCGGCATCGAAGCCGTCAAGGTAGAAGGGGGAACGCGAATGGCTCCGACGGTGCGCGCCCTCGTCGACGCCGGCATCCCCGTCATGGGCCACATCGGCTTGACACCGCAGACAGCGGCCCAACTGGGCGGCTTCAAGGTCCAAGGCAAGACGGAAGACGCGGCCCAGCAGCTGCTAGAAGACGCCCTCGCCTTAGAATCGGCCGGCGCTTTCAGCATTGTCATCGAATGCGTCCCTGCCGGCCTGGCCCGAACGATCACCGCCAGCCTCTCTATCCCAACGATCGGCATTGGCGCAGGCCCTTACTGTAACGGTCAGGTCCTCGTGATCCAGGATCTGCTTGGCATCTATGATCGTTTCGTCCCCAAGTTCGTCAAACAGTATGCCCAGACCGGCCCCGCCATCCGGGCGGCTCTCAACGATTACGCCCGAGAGGTGGCCGACGGCGTCTTTCCCGGTCCAGAACACAGCTTCGGCATGGACGATGAAATGAAAGGGCTCTATTGA
- a CDS encoding ketopantoate reductase family protein: MRIAVLGAGAMGCLYGGLLARSGADVTLIDRKADHVQRLNKAGLRLEDLEKSEEPSLIPLRATTCLEEAGPADLVIVLVKATDTAAAAEGLGPLLAPHTSLLTLQNGLGNAEILAERWGAERVLVGTSSFGALFVEPGYVRLTGRGQTHLGEPEGIRSSRVEKIAACFNRAGLNAAVSDNVTSLLWEKLLVNVGINALTAIAGIPNGKILDAPALTSVLEAAVAEAAAVAAAAGVTVTADPVGRAKAVATATATNRSSMLRDMERGRVTEIDAINGAVARLGRQWGVATPVNETLTLLVKGLTELRISNRAY, encoded by the coding sequence ATGCGCATCGCCGTGCTGGGCGCCGGAGCCATGGGCTGCCTCTACGGTGGTCTGCTGGCCCGCTCCGGCGCTGATGTGACCCTTATCGACCGCAAGGCCGACCATGTGCAGCGCCTCAATAAAGCTGGCCTCCGCCTCGAGGATTTAGAAAAGTCAGAGGAGCCGTCGCTGATCCCCCTGCGCGCCACGACCTGCCTCGAAGAAGCCGGTCCGGCTGATCTGGTGATCGTTCTGGTCAAGGCGACCGACACGGCGGCAGCTGCAGAGGGGTTAGGGCCGCTTCTGGCCCCGCACACCTCCCTGCTCACCCTGCAAAACGGCTTGGGCAATGCCGAGATCCTGGCTGAACGCTGGGGCGCCGAACGGGTGCTGGTGGGAACCAGCTCCTTCGGCGCCCTCTTCGTCGAACCCGGTTATGTCCGTCTGACCGGTCGAGGGCAAACCCACTTGGGAGAACCGGAGGGCATTCGCTCGTCCCGTGTGGAAAAGATCGCAGCGTGCTTCAACCGGGCCGGGCTGAACGCGGCAGTCAGCGACAATGTGACCAGCCTGCTCTGGGAGAAACTGCTCGTCAACGTGGGCATCAACGCCCTGACAGCCATCGCCGGCATCCCTAATGGAAAGATCCTGGACGCACCAGCGCTGACAAGTGTCTTGGAGGCGGCTGTTGCCGAGGCGGCAGCGGTGGCGGCGGCGGCCGGCGTGACCGTCACCGCCGATCCGGTAGGTCGGGCGAAGGCTGTCGCCACCGCGACAGCGACCAACCGTTCCAGCATGCTCCGGGACATGGAGCGCGGGCGGGTCACTGAAATCGATGCCATCAACGGTGCAGTGGCGCGCTTGGGCCGCCAATGGGGTGTCGCCACCCCGGTCAACGAAACACTCACCCTGCTTGTCAAAGGACTTACAGAGTTGCGTATTTCCAACCGGGCATACTAG
- a CDS encoding rhodanese-like domain-containing protein, protein MDFIEMIATAAIGAIMIRLAARYFFGSDSDIGYEEALRILADREQSLLLDVRTAREYEKRRPAGAINIPLQELKQRLAELEPHRNKQIVVICASGMRSRMAVQTLQKQGFAGVKNFRGGMGSWRGEVESG, encoded by the coding sequence ATGGATTTCATAGAGATGATTGCAACCGCCGCCATCGGCGCGATCATGATCCGGTTGGCAGCCCGCTACTTTTTCGGCAGCGACTCGGATATCGGCTATGAAGAGGCCCTGCGCATCCTGGCTGACCGGGAACAATCGCTCCTGCTCGACGTGCGGACCGCTCGGGAATATGAAAAGCGCCGGCCGGCTGGCGCTATCAACATCCCCTTGCAAGAACTGAAACAGCGCCTGGCCGAACTGGAGCCGCACCGAAATAAACAGATCGTCGTCATCTGCGCCAGCGGCATGCGCAGCCGAATGGCCGTCCAGACACTGCAAAAACAGGGCTTCGCGGGCGTGAAAAACTTCCGCGGCGGCATGGGCAGCTGGCGAGGAGAGGTAGAAAGCGGCTGA
- the meaB gene encoding methylmalonyl Co-A mutase-associated GTPase MeaB yields the protein MIDQIPALLAGERRVAAKMITLVENGGPEKQELLKALHPYTGKAYIVGITGSPGAGKSSLTDRLISGLRKQGKKVGVVAVDPTSPFTGGAILGDRIRMNEHYMDKEVFIRSMGTRGSLGGLARATKEVLKVLDVFGCDYILVETVGVGQSELEIMTAADTTVVVLTPGAGDSIQAIKAGIMEIADVFAVNKADLEGADRVVTEIEVMLDLGARTRPGAAQQWRPPVVRTVAMRDSGIDQLLAAIQKHRDHLETTGKLADERKQRIKLELREVIEHHIKDLIRNKVEKTGEWDRILDEVIQRTLDPHTAAEQVLANLTK from the coding sequence ATGATCGACCAGATTCCTGCCCTGCTCGCCGGCGAGCGACGGGTGGCGGCCAAGATGATCACCCTCGTGGAGAACGGCGGACCTGAGAAACAGGAACTGCTGAAAGCCCTCCATCCCTATACAGGCAAGGCCTACATCGTCGGCATCACCGGCTCGCCCGGCGCCGGCAAGTCGAGCCTGACAGATCGCCTGATCTCCGGCCTGCGCAAGCAGGGCAAGAAGGTCGGTGTTGTCGCCGTCGACCCGACAAGTCCCTTTACCGGCGGCGCGATCCTCGGTGATCGCATCCGCATGAATGAGCATTATATGGACAAGGAAGTCTTTATCCGCTCCATGGGCACCCGGGGTAGCCTGGGCGGCTTGGCCCGGGCGACGAAGGAGGTGCTCAAGGTACTCGATGTCTTCGGCTGCGACTACATCCTCGTCGAAACAGTCGGCGTCGGTCAGTCCGAATTGGAGATCATGACGGCCGCCGACACGACCGTCGTCGTGCTCACCCCCGGCGCCGGCGACTCGATCCAGGCTATCAAGGCTGGCATCATGGAGATCGCCGATGTCTTCGCCGTCAACAAGGCCGACCTGGAAGGGGCAGACCGCGTCGTCACCGAGATCGAGGTCATGCTCGATCTGGGCGCCCGCACCCGCCCCGGCGCTGCTCAGCAGTGGCGTCCTCCCGTTGTCCGGACGGTGGCCATGCGCGACAGTGGCATTGATCAACTGCTGGCGGCGATTCAGAAGCACCGCGATCATCTGGAGACGACAGGCAAGCTCGCCGACGAACGCAAACAGCGCATCAAGCTGGAACTGCGGGAAGTGATCGAGCATCACATCAAGGACCTGATCCGGAATAAGGTGGAAAAAACAGGCGAGTGGGATCGCATCCTTGACGAGGTGATCCAGCGCAC
- a CDS encoding TIGR04086 family membrane protein has protein sequence MASLWHWKPVWLGLLRAAAIVATGIVSTSILVWRLSGPVYFLSPWVLFLLGLAAVAGGYRAARVAGRRGWLQGLIVGALLALFCMGFWSSAGTYSAATAGVDAFILTTLGATGGTIGAYRMNRRRPSQAGL, from the coding sequence ATGGCCTCACTTTGGCACTGGAAGCCGGTATGGTTAGGCCTGCTGCGCGCAGCTGCAATTGTCGCGACGGGAATCGTGAGCACAAGCATCCTTGTATGGCGGCTATCAGGGCCCGTCTACTTTTTGAGTCCTTGGGTCTTGTTTCTACTTGGGTTGGCGGCGGTGGCTGGCGGATACCGCGCGGCCCGTGTAGCTGGCCGTCGAGGTTGGTTGCAGGGCCTCATTGTGGGGGCGCTGCTCGCGCTGTTCTGCATGGGCTTTTGGTCCTCGGCAGGGACTTACTCGGCGGCAACAGCCGGCGTCGACGCCTTTATTTTGACGACCCTAGGCGCAACCGGCGGCACGATCGGCGCTTATCGGATGAACAGGAGGCGTCCGAGCCAGGCGGGTCTGTGA
- a CDS encoding L-lactate dehydrogenase, producing the protein MDVRVSIIGTGNVGAATAFGLLSASTVSELVLVDINKKKAEGEAMDLNHGVSFVSPVEVVSGDYSDCKGSRIVIFTAGANQKPGETRLDLAEKNTAILKQAIPELMKHCPDAILLMVANPVDILTYGALKISGLPPRQVIGSGTVLDSSRLRYTLSRHFGVDVRNVHAYIAGEHGDTEVPLWSLANIAGADLEHIDFFGKAPLDRQALFEETKTAAYHIIERKGATYYAIALAVRRICEAILRDEHSVLTISSLIEGDYGIRDVCLSLPSLVCASGRERILDLPLSEQEETLLRHSAGELRKVLSGLGL; encoded by the coding sequence ATGGATGTTCGTGTCTCCATCATCGGAACAGGCAACGTGGGGGCAGCCACCGCCTTCGGGCTCCTCAGCGCCTCAACAGTCTCGGAACTGGTGCTTGTAGATATCAACAAAAAGAAGGCCGAAGGGGAAGCCATGGACTTAAACCACGGCGTCTCCTTTGTCAGCCCCGTCGAGGTGGTGTCCGGCGATTACAGCGACTGCAAGGGTTCGCGCATCGTCATCTTCACCGCCGGTGCCAACCAGAAACCAGGAGAAACGCGGCTGGACCTGGCCGAGAAAAATACGGCCATCCTCAAACAAGCCATCCCCGAACTGATGAAACACTGCCCTGACGCCATTTTGTTGATGGTGGCGAACCCCGTCGACATCCTGACCTATGGGGCCCTCAAAATCAGCGGCCTGCCCCCGCGGCAGGTGATCGGCTCCGGCACTGTACTCGACAGTTCCCGCCTCCGCTACACCCTGAGCCGTCATTTCGGCGTCGACGTGCGCAATGTCCATGCCTACATCGCCGGCGAACACGGCGATACGGAGGTGCCGCTCTGGAGCCTGGCGAATATTGCCGGCGCAGACCTGGAGCATATCGACTTCTTCGGCAAGGCCCCCCTCGACCGGCAAGCCCTCTTTGAAGAAACAAAAACGGCCGCCTACCACATCATTGAGCGCAAAGGCGCCACCTACTACGCCATCGCCCTCGCTGTCCGGCGCATCTGTGAGGCCATCTTGCGGGACGAACACTCGGTGCTGACCATCTCCAGCCTCATTGAAGGCGACTATGGGATTCGCGATGTTTGTCTCAGCCTGCCCAGCCTCGTCTGCGCCAGCGGCCGGGAAAGGATCCTCGACCTCCCTCTGAGCGAGCAGGAGGAGACATTGTTGCGCCACAGCGCCGGCGAACTGCGCAAGGTGCTGTCCGGACTCGGATTATAA